A region of Armatimonadota bacterium DNA encodes the following proteins:
- a CDS encoding response regulator transcription factor — translation MAISPGKGDVSNLESVVLVTDRAELRELCRRALRQGPPFRVISPDEWRKAEFGSTRDRLFIVDLPTARSTRDLLPVAENWPHGFAGSLIAVLGQDSLPGFNPSAVIDDLLVEPFLEAEAALRVRNLLWKTRMAAPPEIMVFGDLAIDSGSYEVNIAGVTLDLTYKEYELLRFLAANPSRVFTRDMLLSRVWGEDYYGGTRTVDVHVRRLRLKLGAQHDSLIGTVRNVGYRFVAPDTL, via the coding sequence ATGGCGATATCACCGGGCAAGGGGGACGTCAGTAATTTGGAAAGCGTTGTGCTGGTCACCGATCGCGCGGAGTTGAGGGAGTTGTGTCGACGTGCTCTGCGCCAGGGACCCCCGTTTCGCGTGATATCGCCCGATGAATGGCGAAAAGCCGAATTTGGCAGCACACGGGACCGCCTCTTTATCGTTGACTTGCCCACCGCCCGCTCCACCCGCGACCTGCTTCCTGTCGCCGAAAACTGGCCCCACGGCTTTGCGGGTTCGCTCATCGCCGTTCTCGGACAGGATTCCCTCCCCGGGTTTAATCCCAGCGCGGTGATCGACGATCTCCTCGTCGAGCCATTTCTTGAGGCCGAAGCCGCCCTTCGCGTTCGTAATCTCCTCTGGAAGACCCGGATGGCGGCGCCGCCGGAGATCATGGTCTTCGGCGACCTGGCGATTGACAGCGGTTCCTACGAAGTGAATATCGCCGGCGTCACGCTGGACCTGACGTACAAGGAATATGAGCTTCTGCGTTTCCTTGCGGCGAATCCGTCCAGGGTATTCACGCGCGATATGCTGCTTAGCCGTGTGTGGGGCGAGGACTACTATGGGGGCACGAGAACGGTGGATGTGCACGTCCGGCGCCTTCGCCTCAAACTCGGTGCGCAGCACGATTCGCTGATCGGAACCGTGCGAAATGTGGGCTACCGCTTCGTGGCCCCGGATACCCTGTAG
- a CDS encoding MraY family glycosyltransferase produces MHVMNGLILCLVAFALALFGSYLLTPVVEQVARAAGAMRVPRVRDVHTKDMPLWGGIAIVCSTILAILLTVPRGPHEDKVAAILGAAFLVAVFGVLDDKFDLSALAQMAVLLFAGWLVTLQGVKISFVTNPLGPGTWDLDNLHLAVPITMAWIFFTTKATDIIDGVDGLAAGVSAISCATLALMALQTHNVVAAVMAATVCGSAIGFLRHNFNPARIFMGTAGAQFLGFMLACLSILSLTKIATVVTLSVSVLVMGVPILDAVFVVIRRLVTMQPLTQADKGHVHHRLLRSGLSQRETVLILYAVTMCLCIVALGVFTFSRR; encoded by the coding sequence ATGCATGTAATGAATGGGCTGATACTATGTCTGGTGGCGTTCGCACTGGCGCTTTTTGGCTCCTACCTGTTGACACCGGTAGTGGAGCAGGTGGCCCGGGCGGCGGGGGCAATGCGCGTTCCGCGGGTTCGCGACGTCCATACGAAGGACATGCCGCTCTGGGGAGGCATCGCCATCGTGTGCTCCACGATACTGGCGATCCTCCTTACGGTGCCGCGCGGACCGCATGAGGACAAGGTGGCGGCCATCCTCGGCGCGGCGTTCCTCGTGGCGGTCTTCGGCGTGCTGGACGACAAGTTCGACCTGTCCGCGCTCGCGCAGATGGCCGTACTGCTCTTCGCCGGATGGCTCGTAACACTGCAGGGCGTGAAGATATCCTTTGTGACCAACCCGCTCGGGCCCGGAACGTGGGATCTCGATAACCTCCACCTGGCCGTGCCCATCACCATGGCGTGGATCTTCTTCACGACGAAAGCCACGGACATCATCGACGGGGTGGACGGACTGGCGGCCGGCGTCAGCGCAATCAGCTGCGCAACCCTGGCCCTCATGGCGCTCCAGACTCACAACGTGGTCGCGGCCGTGATGGCAGCCACGGTTTGCGGCAGCGCCATCGGGTTCCTGCGCCACAACTTCAATCCGGCCCGGATCTTCATGGGGACCGCCGGCGCTCAGTTCCTGGGCTTTATGCTCGCCTGCCTGTCCATCCTGAGTCTCACCAAGATCGCCACCGTGGTAACGCTCAGTGTGAGCGTGCTGGTGATGGGTGTGCCGATCCTGGACGCCGTTTTCGTGGTGATCCGGCGCCTGGTCACAATGCAGCCGCTCACCCAGGCGGATAAGGGCCACGTACACCACAGGCTGCTGAGAAGCGGGCTGTCGCAGCGTGAGACGGTGCTGATCCTGTACGCCGTCACGATGTGCCTGTGCATTGTGGCGCTCGGCGTATTCACGTTCAGCCGGCGGTAG
- a CDS encoding PilT/PilU family type 4a pilus ATPase yields the protein MDFTQLLQEAAAQNASDVFLKENTPPAVRLAGRIVRTEHPPVNSQMIRQFAQTVMTSDQMARFDKRHEMDLAFTIPGVSRFRANIYQQRGSWSMVLRLVPLYVQPLDDLQMPTPIRELTKLRQGLILVSGPTGSGKSTTLAAMIDEINSTRNCNIVTVEDPIEFVHADKLSIVSQREVGADTESFTDALKYVVRQSPDVILIGEMRDIETMTVAMAAAETGHLVLSTVHTSSAPETVDRLINMFPPHAKIDVCTRLAKTLRGCLAQALIPTVDGTGRTAAIEIMLSGPTISKLVEEGRSGSIQQAISEDRFYGMQTMNEALHKLVAAGTVSEDDALSHSPNALELRQMLRRK from the coding sequence TTGGACTTTACGCAACTGCTTCAGGAAGCTGCCGCTCAGAACGCGTCGGACGTGTTCCTGAAAGAAAACACACCGCCCGCCGTCCGGTTGGCGGGCCGGATCGTGCGGACCGAACACCCGCCTGTCAACAGCCAGATGATTCGCCAGTTCGCGCAAACCGTGATGACGTCCGATCAGATGGCGCGCTTCGACAAGCGGCACGAAATGGACCTGGCGTTCACGATTCCTGGAGTCAGCCGGTTCCGCGCTAATATTTACCAGCAGCGCGGTAGCTGGAGTATGGTCCTTCGTCTCGTCCCCCTGTATGTGCAGCCTCTGGATGATCTCCAGATGCCGACGCCGATCCGTGAACTGACCAAACTGCGGCAGGGGCTGATCCTTGTGAGTGGACCGACGGGGAGCGGGAAATCGACCACTCTCGCCGCGATGATCGATGAAATCAACTCAACCCGCAACTGCAACATCGTGACCGTCGAAGACCCGATCGAGTTCGTGCACGCGGACAAATTGTCGATCGTCAGCCAGCGCGAGGTCGGCGCGGACACGGAATCGTTCACCGACGCGCTCAAATACGTGGTGCGGCAGAGCCCTGACGTGATCCTCATCGGAGAGATGCGCGATATTGAGACGATGACCGTGGCGATGGCGGCAGCGGAAACGGGGCATCTGGTGCTCAGCACGGTGCATACGTCGTCGGCCCCTGAAACGGTGGACCGCCTGATCAACATGTTCCCGCCGCATGCGAAGATCGACGTCTGCACGCGCCTGGCTAAGACGCTTCGTGGATGTCTCGCGCAGGCGTTGATTCCCACTGTGGATGGGACCGGTCGTACGGCGGCCATCGAGATCATGCTGTCCGGTCCGACGATCAGCAAATTGGTGGAAGAAGGGCGGTCCGGCTCGATCCAGCAGGCGATCAGCGAGGACCGGTTCTACGGCATGCAGACGATGAACGAGGCGCTGCACAAACTAGTCGCCGCCGGCACGGTTTCCGAGGACGATGCGCTGTCTCATTCACCTAACGCGTTGGAGCTTCGGCAGATGCTGCGGCGTAAATGA
- the leuS gene encoding leucine--tRNA ligase: MADETEREHKSDGRYHPADIEAKWQARWEAERLFARKDPGGDSKQYVIEMFAYPSGDLHWGHVRNYTIGDVFARYQTARGKNVFHPFGFDAFGLPAENAAIKRNVHPAEWTHANIAHMTSQLKRMGYSYDWDHTLNTCDPEYYRWNQCLFLKFHERGLAYKKKSLLNWCPQDKTVLANEQVLNGCCERCGTPVVKRELSQWFFRITDYADRLLENHAQLDWPQAVIEMQKNWIGRSTGALIDFDLEAPFAGESLSVFTTRPDTLFGVTYMVLAPEHPLVARVKEAFPAEAERIGAFVEKVGRESEIDRTAEDKPKEGVPLPIFAINPANGDRIPVWIANYVLVEYGTGAVMAVPAHDERDFAFAKQHALPIVEVIAPSADSHPSSALDAAYTDPGVMVNSAEFTGLSNADGKGKVVAGLEGKGKGKATVNFRLRDWCISRQRYWGTPIPMVYCDSCGIVPLPYSALPVTLPTDVAFTGQENPLQTSPSFLMTSCPTCGGPARRETDTMDTFVDSSWYFLRYLNPRNETVPFDSSDVKEWMPLDMYIGGREHATMHLIYARFFTMALHDMGLVDFDEPFTRLFNQGILTQGGSKMSKRGNATPPNQLLDKYGADACRMFILFVAPPEERTEWNEAGVEGTFRFLTRVWRFVTQPKPSGSAFLDSDEPVRRALHRTIQKVTEDMDGLRYNTAIAAMMELMNALSTASLSGAAWSEAATALVQMLNPLAPHFACEAWQMMGHRETLYANAWPAFDADLGRENEVEIVLQINGKVRDHLTVAAGTPAADLEAMARSSEKVLAALDGKQIRKIIAVPDKLVNVVIG; encoded by the coding sequence ATGGCGGACGAAACGGAACGCGAGCACAAATCGGACGGACGATACCACCCTGCGGATATCGAGGCCAAATGGCAGGCGCGATGGGAAGCGGAGCGCCTTTTTGCGCGAAAGGACCCGGGCGGGGACAGCAAGCAGTACGTCATCGAAATGTTTGCGTACCCCAGCGGAGACCTTCATTGGGGACACGTCCGCAACTACACGATCGGCGACGTCTTTGCCCGCTACCAGACGGCGCGGGGCAAAAACGTATTCCACCCGTTCGGGTTTGATGCGTTTGGCCTGCCGGCCGAGAATGCAGCCATCAAGCGGAACGTGCATCCGGCCGAGTGGACGCACGCCAATATTGCCCACATGACGTCTCAGTTGAAGCGCATGGGTTATTCCTATGACTGGGACCACACCCTGAACACCTGCGATCCCGAGTACTATCGCTGGAATCAGTGCCTGTTCCTGAAGTTTCACGAGCGCGGCCTGGCTTACAAGAAAAAGTCGCTGCTGAACTGGTGCCCCCAGGACAAGACCGTCCTGGCGAATGAACAGGTGCTCAACGGGTGCTGCGAACGCTGTGGGACGCCGGTGGTGAAGCGCGAACTGAGCCAATGGTTCTTCCGGATCACCGACTACGCGGACCGCCTCCTGGAAAACCACGCCCAACTCGATTGGCCGCAGGCCGTCATCGAGATGCAGAAGAACTGGATCGGCCGCAGCACCGGCGCGCTGATTGATTTTGACCTTGAGGCCCCGTTCGCGGGCGAAAGCCTTTCCGTCTTTACCACCCGGCCGGACACCCTGTTTGGCGTCACCTATATGGTGCTGGCGCCGGAACACCCGCTGGTTGCCCGGGTAAAGGAAGCCTTCCCTGCCGAAGCAGAACGGATCGGGGCATTTGTGGAGAAGGTCGGCCGGGAGTCGGAGATCGATCGCACGGCGGAGGACAAGCCCAAAGAAGGCGTCCCGCTGCCCATTTTCGCGATTAATCCTGCCAACGGGGACCGTATCCCGGTGTGGATTGCCAATTACGTGCTGGTGGAGTACGGAACCGGCGCCGTGATGGCGGTACCCGCGCACGACGAGCGTGACTTTGCCTTCGCGAAGCAGCATGCTCTGCCGATTGTGGAGGTCATCGCGCCGTCAGCCGACAGCCATCCGTCTTCGGCCCTCGATGCCGCATATACCGACCCGGGCGTGATGGTGAACTCGGCCGAGTTTACCGGCTTGTCCAACGCGGACGGGAAAGGTAAGGTGGTCGCCGGGCTGGAAGGGAAAGGTAAGGGTAAGGCTACCGTCAACTTCCGCCTGCGCGACTGGTGTATCTCCCGCCAGCGGTATTGGGGAACACCGATACCGATGGTGTATTGCGACTCCTGTGGGATCGTGCCGCTCCCCTACTCCGCTTTGCCCGTTACCCTGCCGACAGACGTTGCCTTTACCGGCCAGGAGAATCCGCTGCAGACCAGCCCGAGTTTCCTGATGACGTCCTGTCCCACCTGTGGCGGCCCGGCGCGCCGGGAGACGGACACCATGGACACGTTCGTGGATTCATCGTGGTATTTCCTGCGCTACCTGAATCCGCGGAACGAGACCGTTCCGTTCGATTCCTCAGATGTGAAGGAATGGATGCCGCTGGATATGTATATCGGCGGACGGGAACACGCGACGATGCATCTCATCTACGCGCGCTTCTTTACCATGGCGCTGCACGATATGGGGCTGGTCGATTTCGATGAACCGTTCACGCGGCTGTTCAACCAGGGCATTCTCACCCAGGGTGGCAGCAAGATGAGCAAGCGCGGGAACGCTACGCCGCCAAACCAGCTCCTGGACAAGTACGGCGCGGATGCGTGCCGCATGTTCATCCTTTTCGTCGCCCCTCCGGAGGAACGCACCGAATGGAATGAAGCCGGCGTGGAAGGCACATTCCGCTTCCTGACACGCGTATGGCGCTTCGTGACACAGCCGAAGCCGTCGGGCAGCGCCTTCCTCGATTCTGATGAACCGGTGCGGCGGGCCTTGCATCGAACGATTCAGAAGGTCACCGAGGATATGGATGGCCTCCGATACAACACCGCGATCGCCGCGATGATGGAACTCATGAACGCCCTGTCCACTGCGTCCCTCTCCGGCGCGGCCTGGAGCGAAGCGGCGACGGCGCTGGTTCAGATGCTCAACCCCTTGGCGCCGCATTTCGCGTGCGAGGCCTGGCAGATGATGGGCCACCGTGAAACGCTTTACGCCAACGCCTGGCCCGCCTTCGACGCGGATCTCGGCCGGGAAAACGAGGTCGAGATCGTCCTTCAAATCAACGGCAAGGTGCGCGACCACCTGACCGTCGCCGCGGGAACGCCGGCGGCCGACCTTGAGGCGATGGCGCGCTCCAGCGAGAAGGTATTGGCTGCGCTGGACGGTAAGCAGATCAGGAAGATCATCGCCGTGCCGGACAAGCTGGTGAACGTCGTAATCGGTTGA
- a CDS encoding glycoside hydrolase family 19 protein, which produces MLTAEELSGIMPHLRSSRRDTCLPHLVLAMDEFLIDALLRKAAFLAQIAHESCELRYMEEMASGEQYEGRKDLGNTRPGDGRRFKGRGPIQLTGRANYARFGDLLGLDLLANPRMAAQPEAGFRIAGLFWKQHNLNELADAGKFDQITRVINGGTNGAADRRAYYERAKRILQPDVPPPMPIHVVVNGKEVTSAQPYLYQDKTLMVALRPMAAAARLRIIDASKGRAIVQDGAKANHRVPMVMRNGTGFVALRDLPGKAGWDGGTWTGSLTTG; this is translated from the coding sequence ATGCTAACTGCGGAAGAGCTCTCCGGCATCATGCCGCACCTCAGGTCATCGCGCCGGGATACTTGTCTCCCGCATCTGGTCCTGGCGATGGACGAATTCCTGATCGACGCCCTACTCCGAAAGGCTGCCTTCCTTGCCCAGATAGCCCATGAGTCATGTGAACTCCGCTACATGGAGGAGATGGCCAGTGGGGAGCAGTACGAAGGCCGTAAGGACCTGGGGAACACCCGCCCGGGTGATGGTCGCCGCTTCAAAGGCCGGGGGCCGATCCAGTTGACCGGCCGCGCGAATTACGCCCGCTTTGGCGACCTGCTCGGGTTGGACTTGCTGGCTAACCCCAGAATGGCGGCGCAGCCCGAGGCCGGCTTCCGAATTGCCGGCCTGTTTTGGAAACAGCACAACCTCAACGAACTCGCGGACGCCGGGAAATTCGACCAGATTACGCGCGTGATCAATGGCGGAACAAACGGCGCGGCCGACCGCCGGGCGTACTACGAGCGGGCCAAACGCATCCTGCAACCGGACGTTCCCCCGCCTATGCCGATCCATGTGGTAGTGAACGGCAAGGAAGTCACCTCGGCGCAACCTTACCTTTACCAGGACAAGACTCTGATGGTGGCGCTTCGCCCCATGGCGGCAGCCGCGCGGCTGCGCATCATCGATGCATCAAAGGGGCGGGCCATCGTGCAGGACGGGGCGAAGGCGAACCACCGCGTGCCGATGGTGATGCGCAACGGCACGGGATTCGTTGCCCTTCGAGACTTGCCGGGCAAGGCAGGCTGGGACGGCGGCACCTGGACCGGCAGCCTAACCACGGGTTGA
- a CDS encoding type IV pilus twitching motility protein PilT codes for MTVEPPTGTNSAPFAQASPAVPAVAETRFRVDDLLRELVSRDASDLHLRVGEPPVMRVHGDLIRTTYPALTPEDTEAIADQLLNEERRKRYDEFLEADLSYSIPGVSRFRVNFFRQRGHVGAVMRAIPIKIKTIDDLGLPQVTKDLSLRPRGLVLVTGPTGSGKSTSLAAMIHHINTLTRKHIITVEDPIEFLHNDINCAVEQRELGMDTHSFNEALKHVLRQNPDVILVGEMRDLETISLAITAAETGHLVFATLHTTDAPQTVDRVIDVFSPDQQQQIRMQLSVTLLAVISQTLMPRADESGRVAAFEVMVCTPAIRALIREGKTHQLYTDIQTGSEHGMISLDQYLLDLVRNRVIKYEDALAKSSNPKDFEQRAQKMMAEMSATHGVRR; via the coding sequence ATGACAGTTGAACCGCCTACCGGCACGAATTCCGCCCCGTTCGCTCAAGCTTCGCCGGCTGTTCCCGCCGTCGCGGAAACCCGTTTCCGGGTTGACGACCTTTTGCGCGAACTCGTGTCTCGCGACGCGAGCGACCTGCACCTGCGCGTCGGTGAGCCGCCCGTGATGCGAGTCCACGGTGACCTGATTCGAACCACCTATCCGGCTCTCACCCCCGAAGATACCGAGGCGATCGCGGACCAGCTTCTCAACGAGGAGCGCCGGAAGCGATATGATGAATTCCTGGAGGCGGACCTCAGTTACAGCATCCCCGGCGTGTCCCGATTCCGCGTGAATTTCTTCCGCCAGCGGGGCCACGTGGGCGCCGTGATGCGGGCCATCCCCATCAAGATTAAGACCATTGACGATCTCGGCTTGCCGCAAGTGACCAAGGATTTGTCCCTTCGCCCGCGCGGATTGGTACTGGTTACCGGGCCGACAGGGTCCGGCAAATCCACGTCGCTCGCGGCGATGATCCACCACATCAACACCCTGACGCGCAAGCACATCATCACCGTCGAGGACCCCATCGAGTTCCTGCATAACGACATCAATTGCGCGGTCGAACAGCGCGAACTGGGAATGGACACCCACTCGTTCAACGAGGCCCTGAAACACGTGCTGCGCCAGAATCCGGATGTCATCCTCGTTGGTGAGATGCGCGACCTTGAGACGATATCGCTGGCCATCACCGCGGCGGAAACCGGCCACCTCGTGTTCGCGACATTGCATACAACGGACGCCCCGCAGACCGTTGACCGGGTCATTGACGTATTCTCGCCGGACCAGCAGCAGCAAATCCGCATGCAGTTGTCGGTCACGCTCCTGGCCGTTATCTCGCAAACCCTTATGCCGCGAGCCGACGAATCGGGGCGCGTTGCGGCGTTCGAGGTGATGGTTTGCACTCCGGCTATCCGGGCCCTGATCCGGGAGGGCAAGACGCACCAGTTGTACACCGACATCCAGACCGGCTCCGAACACGGAATGATCAGCCTGGACCAGTACCTGCTGGATCTCGTCCGCAACCGGGTGATCAAGTACGAGGACGCCCTCGCAAAGTCGAGCAACCCGAAGGACTTCGAGCAGCGTGCCCAGAAGATGATGGCGGAGATGAGTGCGACCCACGGGGTGCGCCGCTAA
- a CDS encoding type IV pilus twitching motility protein PilT, with product MSNNVQLAPAEQPAVVTTESVSETMMRNPRQTLDYLLTEMVKASGSDMVLKEGAPPLFRIHGDLFPTQFPRLTADNVQTLCYSIVTDRQKESFEKGLELDVAHEIANVSRFRVNLMFQRNAVTGCFRAIPLDIKTMEQLNLPAVCRYFCERPRGLVLVTGPTGSGKTTSLAAMINYINERMAVHVMTVEDPVEFVHEDKKALINQRQLGTDTLSFANALKFVLRQDPDIILVGEMRDLETIALAITAAETGHLVFGTLHTTDAVQTVDRIIDVFPTHQQQQVRMQMSVNLIGVVSQTLLKTADGQGRVAAFETMVAIPSIRNLIREAKTHQINSAIQTGARQGMMSLDQNLAELARRRVVKFEDAAAKAGNLQEFMNIYGESVSQDQMAAAQAARNR from the coding sequence ATGAGCAATAACGTACAACTAGCGCCCGCGGAGCAGCCGGCCGTGGTAACGACCGAGTCGGTTAGCGAAACCATGATGCGGAATCCGCGTCAGACGTTGGATTACCTTCTCACCGAGATGGTGAAGGCTTCCGGCTCCGATATGGTCCTCAAAGAGGGCGCGCCTCCGCTGTTCAGAATCCACGGGGATCTGTTTCCGACCCAGTTTCCCCGGCTCACGGCGGATAACGTCCAGACGCTTTGCTACTCCATCGTGACGGACAGGCAAAAGGAGTCCTTTGAAAAGGGCCTGGAACTGGACGTGGCCCACGAGATCGCCAACGTATCTCGATTCCGGGTCAACCTGATGTTCCAGCGCAACGCCGTAACCGGGTGTTTCCGCGCCATTCCGCTGGACATCAAAACGATGGAGCAGCTGAACCTGCCGGCGGTGTGCCGGTATTTCTGCGAACGTCCGCGCGGATTGGTCCTGGTCACCGGGCCGACCGGTTCCGGCAAAACCACTTCCCTTGCAGCGATGATCAACTACATCAACGAACGGATGGCGGTCCACGTCATGACCGTCGAGGATCCAGTTGAGTTCGTGCACGAGGACAAGAAGGCGTTGATCAACCAGCGCCAGTTGGGAACGGACACGCTCTCCTTCGCCAACGCGTTGAAATTCGTCCTCCGCCAGGACCCCGACATCATCCTGGTCGGCGAAATGCGCGACCTCGAAACCATCGCGCTTGCCATCACCGCCGCCGAAACCGGCCACCTCGTGTTTGGAACCCTGCACACCACTGACGCCGTCCAGACGGTGGACAGAATCATCGACGTCTTCCCGACGCACCAGCAGCAGCAGGTGCGCATGCAGATGTCGGTTAACCTGATCGGCGTCGTCTCGCAGACCCTCCTGAAGACCGCGGATGGCCAGGGGCGCGTGGCCGCCTTTGAGACAATGGTGGCCATCCCCTCAATCCGCAACCTGATCCGCGAGGCCAAGACCCATCAGATCAACTCCGCGATCCAGACAGGCGCCCGTCAGGGCATGATGAGCCTGGACCAGAATCTCGCCGAATTGGCGCGGCGGCGGGTAGTGAAATTCGAGGACGCTGCTGCCAAAGCGGGCAATCTTCAGGAATTCATGAACATCTACGGCGAGTCTGTGAGCCAGGACCAGATGGCGGCGGCCCAGGCGGCCCGAAACAGGTAG
- the rsmH gene encoding 16S rRNA (cytosine(1402)-N(4))-methyltransferase RsmH, with protein sequence MSYSETPAAVQGYHIPVLLAQCLDLLSIKPDGVYLDATLGGGGHARAILDRLGPGGRLIGVDRDADALECAKGWRDPYGDKFEAIRASFAGLRQALGDPQEPFLDGVLFDLGVSSHQLDVAGRGFSFRAGGPLDMRMDARDAMTAEDIVRTWDADEIKDALRKYGEERYAGRIASAIVRERDRIKTTADLAAVVKRAVPGQGASERIHPATRTFQAFRILINDEMEALEQGLEQAVSLLRPGGRIVVISYHSLEDRIVKNAFREWSKGCICPPRMPLCRCGHTATVKILTRKPVVPTDEEIRENPRARSAKARGAERLPV encoded by the coding sequence TTGTCTTATTCTGAAACACCCGCAGCCGTCCAGGGCTATCACATCCCGGTTCTCCTGGCGCAGTGCCTGGACCTGCTATCGATTAAGCCGGACGGAGTGTACCTGGATGCCACCTTGGGTGGTGGCGGGCATGCGCGGGCGATTCTGGACCGCCTTGGCCCCGGTGGAAGGCTGATCGGCGTTGATCGGGATGCGGACGCTCTCGAATGCGCCAAGGGGTGGCGGGACCCATATGGGGACAAGTTTGAGGCCATAAGGGCATCGTTTGCCGGTTTGCGGCAAGCGCTGGGTGACCCGCAAGAACCATTTCTGGACGGCGTGCTGTTCGACCTGGGAGTGTCTTCGCATCAACTGGATGTCGCCGGTCGCGGCTTCTCCTTCCGGGCGGGCGGCCCGCTTGATATGCGGATGGACGCTCGGGACGCCATGACCGCGGAAGACATTGTTCGAACGTGGGACGCCGACGAAATCAAGGACGCGTTGCGGAAATACGGCGAGGAGCGTTACGCCGGCAGGATAGCGAGTGCGATTGTACGCGAACGGGATCGCATCAAGACGACTGCCGATCTCGCGGCGGTGGTGAAGCGAGCGGTTCCCGGACAGGGAGCGAGTGAGCGCATACACCCTGCGACACGGACGTTTCAGGCCTTTCGCATATTGATCAACGACGAGATGGAAGCGTTGGAACAGGGCCTGGAACAGGCGGTTTCGCTGCTCCGGCCTGGTGGGCGCATCGTTGTGATCTCGTACCATTCGCTGGAAGACCGTATCGTAAAGAACGCGTTCCGGGAGTGGTCAAAGGGCTGTATATGCCCGCCGCGCATGCCGTTGTGCCGGTGCGGGCACACGGCGACCGTGAAGATATTGACGAGGAAGCCGGTTGTTCCGACCGACGAGGAGATTCGGGAGAACCCGAGAGCCCGGAGCGCGAAAGCAAGGGGTGCGGAAAGACTTCCGGTTTGA